The proteins below come from a single Balaenoptera musculus isolate JJ_BM4_2016_0621 chromosome 1, mBalMus1.pri.v3, whole genome shotgun sequence genomic window:
- the EFCAB2 gene encoding dynein regulatory complex protein 8 isoform X3 encodes MSQIIQWIEIGTIIRSLGCCPSEGELHDLIAEVEEEEPTGYIRFEKFLPVMTEVLLERRYRPIPEDILLRAFEVLDPAKHGFLSKEELIKYMTEEGEPFSQEEMEEMLSAAIDPESNSVHYKDYITMMVIDEN; translated from the exons AGAGATCGGAACAATTATCAGGTCATTAGGATGCTGCCCTAGTGAAGGAGAGCTACATGATCTGATTGCAGAG GTGGAGGAAGAAGAACCCACTGGATACATTCGATTTGAAAAATTTCTTCCAGTGATGACTGAAGTACTACTGGAAAGAAG ATATAGACCAATTCCGGAAGATATCCTTCTTCGAGCTTTTGAG GTGTTAGATCCAGCTAAACATGGGTTTCTTTCTAAGGAAGAATTGATCAAGTATATGACTGAAGAAG GTGAGCCTTTTTCTcaggaggaaatggaagaaatgttGTCTGCTGCAATTGATCCAGAATCAAATTCAGTTCATTACAAGGACTATATAACAATGATGGTGATAGATGAAAATTAA